A single region of the Phyllostomus discolor isolate MPI-MPIP mPhyDis1 chromosome 14, mPhyDis1.pri.v3, whole genome shotgun sequence genome encodes:
- the CSDE1 gene encoding cold shock domain-containing protein E1 isoform X5, whose amino-acid sequence MNGQVVCAVPHTLESKSPAAPGQSPTGSVCYERNGEVFYLTYTPEDVEGNVQLETGDKINFVIDNNKHTGAVSARNIMLVKKKQTRYQGVVCAMKEAFGFIERGDVVKEIFFHYSEFKGDLDTLQPGDDVEFTIKDRNGKEVATDVRLLPQGTVIFEDISIEHFEGTVTKVIPKVPSKNQNDPLPGRIKVDFMIPKELPFGDKDTKSKVTLLEGDRVRFNISTDRRDKLERATNIEVLPSTFQFTNEAREMGVIAAMRDGFGFIKCVDRDARMFFHYSEILDGNQLHIADEVEFTVVPDMLSAQRNHAIRIKKLPKGTVSFHSHSDHRFLGTVEKEATFPNPKTTSPNKGKEKEAEDGIIAYDDCGVKLTIAFQAKDVDGSTSPQIGDKVEFSISDKQRPGQQIATCVRLLGRNSNSKRLLGYVATLKDNFGFIETANHDKEIFFHYSEFSGDIDSLELGDMVEYSLSKGKGNKVSAEKVNKTHSVNGITEEADPTIYSGKVIRPLRSVDPTQTEYQGMIEIVDEGDMKGEVYPFGIVGMANKGDCLQKGESVKFQLCVLGQNAQTMAYNITPLRRATVECVKDQFGFINYEVGDSKKLFFHVKEVQDGIELQAGDEVEFSVILNQRTGKCSACNVWRVCEGPKAVAAPRPDRLVNRLKNITLDDASAPRLMVLRQPRGPDNSMGFGAERKIRQAGVID is encoded by the exons ATGAATGGACAA GTTGTGTGCGCTGTTCCTCACACCTTAGAGAGTAAATCTCCAGCTGCCCCGGGTCAGAGTCCAACAGGGAGTGTATGCTACGAACGTAATGGG GAAGTGTTTTATCTGACCTACACCCCTGAAGATGTGGAAGGGAACGTTCAGCTGGAAACCGgagataaaataaactttgtaaTTGATAACAATAAACA TACTGGTGCTGTGAGTGCTCGAAACATTATGttggtgaaaaagaaacaaacccgCTATCAAGGAGTCGTTTGTGCCATGAAG GAGGCATTTGGCTTTATTGAAAGAGGTGATGTTGTAAAAGAGATATTCTTTCACTATAGTGAATTTAAAGGTGACTTAGACACCTTACAGCCTGGAGATGACGTGGAATTCACAATCAAGGACAGAAAT GGTAAAGAAGTTGCAACAGATGTCAGACTACTGCCTCAAGGAACAGTCATTTTTGAAGATATCAGCATTGAACATTTTGAAGGAACTGTAACCAAAGTTATCCCCAAAGTACCCAGTAAAAACCAG AATGACCCGTTGCCAGGACGCATTAAAGTTGACTTTATGATTCCTAAAGAACTTCCCTTTGGAGACAAAGATACAAAATCCAAGGTGACCCTGTTGGAAGGCGATCGTGTTAGGTTTAATATTTCAACAGACCGACGTGACAAATTAGAACGAGCAACCAACATAGAAGTTCTACCAAGTACTTTTCAGTTCACTAATGAAGCCAGAGAAATg GGTGTAATTGCTGCCATGAGAGATGGTTTTGGTTTCATCAAGTGTGTGGATCGTGATGCTCGAATGTTCTTCCACTATAGTGAAATTCTGGATGGGAACCAGCTCCATATTGCAGATGAAGTAGAGTTTACTGTGGTTCCT GATATGCTCTCTGCCCAAAGAAATCATGCTATTAGGATTAAAAAACTTCCCAAGGGCACGGTTTCATTCCATTCCCATTCAGATCATCGTTTTCTGGGCACTGTAGAAAAAGAAGCCACTTTTCCCAATCCCAAAACCACTAGCCCaaataaaggcaaagaaaag GAGGCTGAGGATGGTATTATTGCTTATGATGATTGTGGGGTGAAATTGACTATTGCTTTTCAAGCCAAGGATGTGGATGGATCTACTTCTCCTCAAATAGGGGATAAG GTTGAGTTCAGTATTAGTGACAAACAGAGGCCTGGACAGCAGATTGCAACCTGTGTGCGACTTTTAGGTCGTAATTCTAACTCCAAGAGGCTCTTGGGTTATGTGGCAACTCTGAAGGATAATTTTGGATTTATTGAAACAGCCAATCATGATAAGGAAATCTTTTTCCATTACAG TGAGTTCTCTGGTGATATCGATAGCCTGGAACTGGGGGACATGGTGGAGTACAGCTTGTCCAAAGGCAAAGGCAACAAAGTCAGTGCAGAAAAAGTCAACAAAACACACTCGG TGAATGGCATTACTGAAGAAGCTGATCCTACCATCTACTCGGGTAAAGTTATTCGCCCCTTGAGGAGCGTCGATCCAACACAGACTGAGTACCAAGGAATGATTGAGATTGTGGACGAAG GGGATATGAAAGGCGAGGTCTACCCATTTGGCATAGTTGGAATGGCCAACAAAGGGGATTGCCTGCAGAAAGGGGAGAGCGTCAAGTTCCAGTTGTGTGTCCTGGGCCAAAATGCACAGACTATGGCCTACAACATCACACCTCTGCGTAGGGCCACTGTGGAGTGTGTGAAAGATCAG tttggttTCATTAACTATGAAGTAGGAGATAGCAAGAAGCTCTTTTTCCATGTGAAAGAAGTTCAGGATGGCATTGAGCTACAGGCTGGAGATGAGGTGGAATTCTCAGTGATTCTTAATCAGCGCACTGGCAAGTGCAGCGCGTGTAACGTTTGGCGAGTCTG TGAGGGCCCCAAGGCCGTTGCAGCTCCACGGCCTGACAGGCTGGTCAATCGCTTGAAGAACATCACCCTGGATGATGCCAGTGCTCCTCGCCTAATGGTTCTTCGTCAGCCAAGGGGACCAGACAACTCAATG GGATTTGGTGCAGAAAGAAAGATCCGTCAGGCTGGTGTCATTGACTAA
- the CSDE1 gene encoding cold shock domain-containing protein E1 isoform X4: MSFDPNLLHNNGHNGYPNGTSAALRETGVIEKLLTSYGFIQCSERQARLFFHCSQYNGNLQDLKVGDDVEFEVSSDRRTGKPIAIKLVKIKQEIVPEERMNGQEVFYLTYTPEDVEGNVQLETGDKINFVIDNNKHTGAVSARNIMLVKKKQTRYQGVVCAMKEAFGFIERGDVVKEIFFHYSEFKGDLDTLQPGDDVEFTIKDRNGKEVATDVRLLPQGTVIFEDISIEHFEGTVTKVIPKVPSKNQNDPLPGRIKVDFMIPKELPFGDKDTKSKVTLLEGDRVRFNISTDRRDKLERATNIEVLPSTFQFTNEAREMGVIAAMRDGFGFIKCVDRDARMFFHYSEILDGNQLHIADEVEFTVVPDMLSAQRNHAIRIKKLPKGTVSFHSHSDHRFLGTVEKEATFPNPKTTSPNKGKEKEAEDGIIAYDDCGVKLTIAFQAKDVDGSTSPQIGDKVEFSISDKQRPGQQIATCVRLLGRNSNSKRLLGYVATLKDNFGFIETANHDKEIFFHYSEFSGDIDSLELGDMVEYSLSKGKGNKVSAEKVNKTHSVNGITEEADPTIYSGKVIRPLRSVDPTQTEYQGMIEIVDEGDMKGEVYPFGIVGMANKGDCLQKGESVKFQLCVLGQNAQTMAYNITPLRRATVECVKDQFGFINYEVGDSKKLFFHVKEVQDGIELQAGDEVEFSVILNQRTGKCSACNVWRVCEGPKAVAAPRPDRLVNRLKNITLDDASAPRLMVLRQPRGPDNSMGFGAERKIRQAGVID, translated from the exons atgaGCTTTGATCCAAACCTTCTCCACAACAATGGACACAATGGGTACCCCAATGGTACTTCAGCAGCACTGCGTGAAACTGGGGTTATCGAAAAACTGCTAACCTCTTACGGATTTATTCAGTGTTCAGAACGTCAAGCTAGACTTTTCTTCCACTGTTCACAGTATAATGGCAACCTGCAGGACTTAAAAGTAGGAG atGATGTTGAATTTGAAGTATCATCTGACCGGCGGACCGGGAAGCCCATTGCTATTAAACTGGTgaagataaaacaagaaatcGTCCCTGAAGAACGAATGAATGGACAA GAAGTGTTTTATCTGACCTACACCCCTGAAGATGTGGAAGGGAACGTTCAGCTGGAAACCGgagataaaataaactttgtaaTTGATAACAATAAACA TACTGGTGCTGTGAGTGCTCGAAACATTATGttggtgaaaaagaaacaaacccgCTATCAAGGAGTCGTTTGTGCCATGAAG GAGGCATTTGGCTTTATTGAAAGAGGTGATGTTGTAAAAGAGATATTCTTTCACTATAGTGAATTTAAAGGTGACTTAGACACCTTACAGCCTGGAGATGACGTGGAATTCACAATCAAGGACAGAAAT GGTAAAGAAGTTGCAACAGATGTCAGACTACTGCCTCAAGGAACAGTCATTTTTGAAGATATCAGCATTGAACATTTTGAAGGAACTGTAACCAAAGTTATCCCCAAAGTACCCAGTAAAAACCAG AATGACCCGTTGCCAGGACGCATTAAAGTTGACTTTATGATTCCTAAAGAACTTCCCTTTGGAGACAAAGATACAAAATCCAAGGTGACCCTGTTGGAAGGCGATCGTGTTAGGTTTAATATTTCAACAGACCGACGTGACAAATTAGAACGAGCAACCAACATAGAAGTTCTACCAAGTACTTTTCAGTTCACTAATGAAGCCAGAGAAATg GGTGTAATTGCTGCCATGAGAGATGGTTTTGGTTTCATCAAGTGTGTGGATCGTGATGCTCGAATGTTCTTCCACTATAGTGAAATTCTGGATGGGAACCAGCTCCATATTGCAGATGAAGTAGAGTTTACTGTGGTTCCT GATATGCTCTCTGCCCAAAGAAATCATGCTATTAGGATTAAAAAACTTCCCAAGGGCACGGTTTCATTCCATTCCCATTCAGATCATCGTTTTCTGGGCACTGTAGAAAAAGAAGCCACTTTTCCCAATCCCAAAACCACTAGCCCaaataaaggcaaagaaaag GAGGCTGAGGATGGTATTATTGCTTATGATGATTGTGGGGTGAAATTGACTATTGCTTTTCAAGCCAAGGATGTGGATGGATCTACTTCTCCTCAAATAGGGGATAAG GTTGAGTTCAGTATTAGTGACAAACAGAGGCCTGGACAGCAGATTGCAACCTGTGTGCGACTTTTAGGTCGTAATTCTAACTCCAAGAGGCTCTTGGGTTATGTGGCAACTCTGAAGGATAATTTTGGATTTATTGAAACAGCCAATCATGATAAGGAAATCTTTTTCCATTACAG TGAGTTCTCTGGTGATATCGATAGCCTGGAACTGGGGGACATGGTGGAGTACAGCTTGTCCAAAGGCAAAGGCAACAAAGTCAGTGCAGAAAAAGTCAACAAAACACACTCGG TGAATGGCATTACTGAAGAAGCTGATCCTACCATCTACTCGGGTAAAGTTATTCGCCCCTTGAGGAGCGTCGATCCAACACAGACTGAGTACCAAGGAATGATTGAGATTGTGGACGAAG GGGATATGAAAGGCGAGGTCTACCCATTTGGCATAGTTGGAATGGCCAACAAAGGGGATTGCCTGCAGAAAGGGGAGAGCGTCAAGTTCCAGTTGTGTGTCCTGGGCCAAAATGCACAGACTATGGCCTACAACATCACACCTCTGCGTAGGGCCACTGTGGAGTGTGTGAAAGATCAG tttggttTCATTAACTATGAAGTAGGAGATAGCAAGAAGCTCTTTTTCCATGTGAAAGAAGTTCAGGATGGCATTGAGCTACAGGCTGGAGATGAGGTGGAATTCTCAGTGATTCTTAATCAGCGCACTGGCAAGTGCAGCGCGTGTAACGTTTGGCGAGTCTG TGAGGGCCCCAAGGCCGTTGCAGCTCCACGGCCTGACAGGCTGGTCAATCGCTTGAAGAACATCACCCTGGATGATGCCAGTGCTCCTCGCCTAATGGTTCTTCGTCAGCCAAGGGGACCAGACAACTCAATG GGATTTGGTGCAGAAAGAAAGATCCGTCAGGCTGGTGTCATTGACTAA
- the CSDE1 gene encoding cold shock domain-containing protein E1 isoform X3, giving the protein MSFDPNLLHNNGHNGYPNGTSAALRETGVIEKLLTSYGFIQCSERQARLFFHCSQYNGNLQDLKVGDDVEFEVSSDRRTGKPIAIKLVKIKQEIVPEERMNGQVVCAVPHTLESKSPAAPGQSPTGSVCYERNGEVFYLTYTPEDVEGNVQLETGDKINFVIDNNKHTGAVSARNIMLVKKKQTRYQGVVCAMKEAFGFIERGDVVKEIFFHYSEFKGDLDTLQPGDDVEFTIKDRNGKEVATDVRLLPQGTVIFEDISIEHFEGTVTKVIPKVPSKNQNDPLPGRIKVDFMIPKELPFGDKDTKSKVTLLEGDRVRFNISTDRRDKLERATNIEVLPSTFQFTNEAREMGVIAAMRDGFGFIKCVDRDARMFFHYSEILDGNQLHIADEVEFTVVPDMLSAQRNHAIRIKKLPKGTVSFHSHSDHRFLGTVEKEATFPNPKTTSPNKGKEKEAEDGIIAYDDCGVKLTIAFQAKDVDGSTSPQIGDKVEFSISDKQRPGQQIATCVRLLGRNSNSKRLLGYVATLKDNFGFIETANHDKEIFFHYSEFSGDIDSLELGDMVEYSLSKGKGNKVSAEKVNKTHSVNGITEEADPTIYSGKVIRPLRSVDPTQTEYQGMIEIVDEGDMKGEVYPFGIVGMANKGDCLQKGESVKFQLCVLGQNAQTMAYNITPLRRATVECVKDQFGFINYEVGDSKKLFFHVKEVQDGIELQAGDEVEFSVILNQRTGKCSACNVWRVCEGPKAVAAPRPDRLVNRLKNITLDDASAPRLMVLRQPRGPDNSMGFGAERKIRQAGVID; this is encoded by the exons atgaGCTTTGATCCAAACCTTCTCCACAACAATGGACACAATGGGTACCCCAATGGTACTTCAGCAGCACTGCGTGAAACTGGGGTTATCGAAAAACTGCTAACCTCTTACGGATTTATTCAGTGTTCAGAACGTCAAGCTAGACTTTTCTTCCACTGTTCACAGTATAATGGCAACCTGCAGGACTTAAAAGTAGGAG atGATGTTGAATTTGAAGTATCATCTGACCGGCGGACCGGGAAGCCCATTGCTATTAAACTGGTgaagataaaacaagaaatcGTCCCTGAAGAACGAATGAATGGACAA GTTGTGTGCGCTGTTCCTCACACCTTAGAGAGTAAATCTCCAGCTGCCCCGGGTCAGAGTCCAACAGGGAGTGTATGCTACGAACGTAATGGG GAAGTGTTTTATCTGACCTACACCCCTGAAGATGTGGAAGGGAACGTTCAGCTGGAAACCGgagataaaataaactttgtaaTTGATAACAATAAACA TACTGGTGCTGTGAGTGCTCGAAACATTATGttggtgaaaaagaaacaaacccgCTATCAAGGAGTCGTTTGTGCCATGAAG GAGGCATTTGGCTTTATTGAAAGAGGTGATGTTGTAAAAGAGATATTCTTTCACTATAGTGAATTTAAAGGTGACTTAGACACCTTACAGCCTGGAGATGACGTGGAATTCACAATCAAGGACAGAAAT GGTAAAGAAGTTGCAACAGATGTCAGACTACTGCCTCAAGGAACAGTCATTTTTGAAGATATCAGCATTGAACATTTTGAAGGAACTGTAACCAAAGTTATCCCCAAAGTACCCAGTAAAAACCAG AATGACCCGTTGCCAGGACGCATTAAAGTTGACTTTATGATTCCTAAAGAACTTCCCTTTGGAGACAAAGATACAAAATCCAAGGTGACCCTGTTGGAAGGCGATCGTGTTAGGTTTAATATTTCAACAGACCGACGTGACAAATTAGAACGAGCAACCAACATAGAAGTTCTACCAAGTACTTTTCAGTTCACTAATGAAGCCAGAGAAATg GGTGTAATTGCTGCCATGAGAGATGGTTTTGGTTTCATCAAGTGTGTGGATCGTGATGCTCGAATGTTCTTCCACTATAGTGAAATTCTGGATGGGAACCAGCTCCATATTGCAGATGAAGTAGAGTTTACTGTGGTTCCT GATATGCTCTCTGCCCAAAGAAATCATGCTATTAGGATTAAAAAACTTCCCAAGGGCACGGTTTCATTCCATTCCCATTCAGATCATCGTTTTCTGGGCACTGTAGAAAAAGAAGCCACTTTTCCCAATCCCAAAACCACTAGCCCaaataaaggcaaagaaaag GAGGCTGAGGATGGTATTATTGCTTATGATGATTGTGGGGTGAAATTGACTATTGCTTTTCAAGCCAAGGATGTGGATGGATCTACTTCTCCTCAAATAGGGGATAAG GTTGAGTTCAGTATTAGTGACAAACAGAGGCCTGGACAGCAGATTGCAACCTGTGTGCGACTTTTAGGTCGTAATTCTAACTCCAAGAGGCTCTTGGGTTATGTGGCAACTCTGAAGGATAATTTTGGATTTATTGAAACAGCCAATCATGATAAGGAAATCTTTTTCCATTACAG TGAGTTCTCTGGTGATATCGATAGCCTGGAACTGGGGGACATGGTGGAGTACAGCTTGTCCAAAGGCAAAGGCAACAAAGTCAGTGCAGAAAAAGTCAACAAAACACACTCGG TGAATGGCATTACTGAAGAAGCTGATCCTACCATCTACTCGGGTAAAGTTATTCGCCCCTTGAGGAGCGTCGATCCAACACAGACTGAGTACCAAGGAATGATTGAGATTGTGGACGAAG GGGATATGAAAGGCGAGGTCTACCCATTTGGCATAGTTGGAATGGCCAACAAAGGGGATTGCCTGCAGAAAGGGGAGAGCGTCAAGTTCCAGTTGTGTGTCCTGGGCCAAAATGCACAGACTATGGCCTACAACATCACACCTCTGCGTAGGGCCACTGTGGAGTGTGTGAAAGATCAG tttggttTCATTAACTATGAAGTAGGAGATAGCAAGAAGCTCTTTTTCCATGTGAAAGAAGTTCAGGATGGCATTGAGCTACAGGCTGGAGATGAGGTGGAATTCTCAGTGATTCTTAATCAGCGCACTGGCAAGTGCAGCGCGTGTAACGTTTGGCGAGTCTG TGAGGGCCCCAAGGCCGTTGCAGCTCCACGGCCTGACAGGCTGGTCAATCGCTTGAAGAACATCACCCTGGATGATGCCAGTGCTCCTCGCCTAATGGTTCTTCGTCAGCCAAGGGGACCAGACAACTCAATG GGATTTGGTGCAGAAAGAAAGATCCGTCAGGCTGGTGTCATTGACTAA
- the CSDE1 gene encoding cold shock domain-containing protein E1 isoform X2, whose translation MENVFTVPSDPPPPPAAPPSLSLPLSSSSTSSGTKKQKRTPMYQRSMSFDPNLLHNNGHNGYPNGTSAALRETGVIEKLLTSYGFIQCSERQARLFFHCSQYNGNLQDLKVGDDVEFEVSSDRRTGKPIAIKLVKIKQEIVPEERMNGQEVFYLTYTPEDVEGNVQLETGDKINFVIDNNKHTGAVSARNIMLVKKKQTRYQGVVCAMKEAFGFIERGDVVKEIFFHYSEFKGDLDTLQPGDDVEFTIKDRNGKEVATDVRLLPQGTVIFEDISIEHFEGTVTKVIPKVPSKNQNDPLPGRIKVDFMIPKELPFGDKDTKSKVTLLEGDRVRFNISTDRRDKLERATNIEVLPSTFQFTNEAREMGVIAAMRDGFGFIKCVDRDARMFFHYSEILDGNQLHIADEVEFTVVPDMLSAQRNHAIRIKKLPKGTVSFHSHSDHRFLGTVEKEATFPNPKTTSPNKGKEKEAEDGIIAYDDCGVKLTIAFQAKDVDGSTSPQIGDKVEFSISDKQRPGQQIATCVRLLGRNSNSKRLLGYVATLKDNFGFIETANHDKEIFFHYSEFSGDIDSLELGDMVEYSLSKGKGNKVSAEKVNKTHSVNGITEEADPTIYSGKVIRPLRSVDPTQTEYQGMIEIVDEGDMKGEVYPFGIVGMANKGDCLQKGESVKFQLCVLGQNAQTMAYNITPLRRATVECVKDQFGFINYEVGDSKKLFFHVKEVQDGIELQAGDEVEFSVILNQRTGKCSACNVWRVCEGPKAVAAPRPDRLVNRLKNITLDDASAPRLMVLRQPRGPDNSMGFGAERKIRQAGVID comes from the exons ATGGAGAACGTATTTACTGTGCCATCAgatcctcctccccctcctgcagcccctccttcactttctttacCTTTATCTTCATCTTCTACCTCATCtgggacaaaaaaacaaaagaggacaCCCATGTATCAGAGATCT atgaGCTTTGATCCAAACCTTCTCCACAACAATGGACACAATGGGTACCCCAATGGTACTTCAGCAGCACTGCGTGAAACTGGGGTTATCGAAAAACTGCTAACCTCTTACGGATTTATTCAGTGTTCAGAACGTCAAGCTAGACTTTTCTTCCACTGTTCACAGTATAATGGCAACCTGCAGGACTTAAAAGTAGGAG atGATGTTGAATTTGAAGTATCATCTGACCGGCGGACCGGGAAGCCCATTGCTATTAAACTGGTgaagataaaacaagaaatcGTCCCTGAAGAACGAATGAATGGACAA GAAGTGTTTTATCTGACCTACACCCCTGAAGATGTGGAAGGGAACGTTCAGCTGGAAACCGgagataaaataaactttgtaaTTGATAACAATAAACA TACTGGTGCTGTGAGTGCTCGAAACATTATGttggtgaaaaagaaacaaacccgCTATCAAGGAGTCGTTTGTGCCATGAAG GAGGCATTTGGCTTTATTGAAAGAGGTGATGTTGTAAAAGAGATATTCTTTCACTATAGTGAATTTAAAGGTGACTTAGACACCTTACAGCCTGGAGATGACGTGGAATTCACAATCAAGGACAGAAAT GGTAAAGAAGTTGCAACAGATGTCAGACTACTGCCTCAAGGAACAGTCATTTTTGAAGATATCAGCATTGAACATTTTGAAGGAACTGTAACCAAAGTTATCCCCAAAGTACCCAGTAAAAACCAG AATGACCCGTTGCCAGGACGCATTAAAGTTGACTTTATGATTCCTAAAGAACTTCCCTTTGGAGACAAAGATACAAAATCCAAGGTGACCCTGTTGGAAGGCGATCGTGTTAGGTTTAATATTTCAACAGACCGACGTGACAAATTAGAACGAGCAACCAACATAGAAGTTCTACCAAGTACTTTTCAGTTCACTAATGAAGCCAGAGAAATg GGTGTAATTGCTGCCATGAGAGATGGTTTTGGTTTCATCAAGTGTGTGGATCGTGATGCTCGAATGTTCTTCCACTATAGTGAAATTCTGGATGGGAACCAGCTCCATATTGCAGATGAAGTAGAGTTTACTGTGGTTCCT GATATGCTCTCTGCCCAAAGAAATCATGCTATTAGGATTAAAAAACTTCCCAAGGGCACGGTTTCATTCCATTCCCATTCAGATCATCGTTTTCTGGGCACTGTAGAAAAAGAAGCCACTTTTCCCAATCCCAAAACCACTAGCCCaaataaaggcaaagaaaag GAGGCTGAGGATGGTATTATTGCTTATGATGATTGTGGGGTGAAATTGACTATTGCTTTTCAAGCCAAGGATGTGGATGGATCTACTTCTCCTCAAATAGGGGATAAG GTTGAGTTCAGTATTAGTGACAAACAGAGGCCTGGACAGCAGATTGCAACCTGTGTGCGACTTTTAGGTCGTAATTCTAACTCCAAGAGGCTCTTGGGTTATGTGGCAACTCTGAAGGATAATTTTGGATTTATTGAAACAGCCAATCATGATAAGGAAATCTTTTTCCATTACAG TGAGTTCTCTGGTGATATCGATAGCCTGGAACTGGGGGACATGGTGGAGTACAGCTTGTCCAAAGGCAAAGGCAACAAAGTCAGTGCAGAAAAAGTCAACAAAACACACTCGG TGAATGGCATTACTGAAGAAGCTGATCCTACCATCTACTCGGGTAAAGTTATTCGCCCCTTGAGGAGCGTCGATCCAACACAGACTGAGTACCAAGGAATGATTGAGATTGTGGACGAAG GGGATATGAAAGGCGAGGTCTACCCATTTGGCATAGTTGGAATGGCCAACAAAGGGGATTGCCTGCAGAAAGGGGAGAGCGTCAAGTTCCAGTTGTGTGTCCTGGGCCAAAATGCACAGACTATGGCCTACAACATCACACCTCTGCGTAGGGCCACTGTGGAGTGTGTGAAAGATCAG tttggttTCATTAACTATGAAGTAGGAGATAGCAAGAAGCTCTTTTTCCATGTGAAAGAAGTTCAGGATGGCATTGAGCTACAGGCTGGAGATGAGGTGGAATTCTCAGTGATTCTTAATCAGCGCACTGGCAAGTGCAGCGCGTGTAACGTTTGGCGAGTCTG TGAGGGCCCCAAGGCCGTTGCAGCTCCACGGCCTGACAGGCTGGTCAATCGCTTGAAGAACATCACCCTGGATGATGCCAGTGCTCCTCGCCTAATGGTTCTTCGTCAGCCAAGGGGACCAGACAACTCAATG GGATTTGGTGCAGAAAGAAAGATCCGTCAGGCTGGTGTCATTGACTAA